In Carya illinoinensis cultivar Pawnee chromosome 9, C.illinoinensisPawnee_v1, whole genome shotgun sequence, the following are encoded in one genomic region:
- the LOC122277268 gene encoding receptor-like protein EIX1: MRACYLPFLLLLGVLLSCNATKLGFSFDLRDSKVRCIEEEQQALLQFKQHLVDHFHWLSSWASDEDCCKWEGIKCNDRTGHVVMLDLRADWWYGEPATKFLEGEISSSLLGLQYLTYLDLSYNNFSGKPFPNFIGSLVMLQYLNLSTTYIAGAIPQQLGNLSKLISLDLSQNYDLTEAHNLDWLIHLSSLTYLDLSWVNLSQVVNWPNKVMMLHSLIHLSLRGCSHSTLTTPQLLSINASTSSQLLFLDLSYNYDLKEVHNLDWLIHLSSLTYLDMSRVNLSQVVNWPNKVMVLPSLIHLRLRGCSLSTTTPQLLSINASSSSQLLFLDLSNNYFTCSIFHWLFNSTTSLVDLRLGYINGLQCSIPDAFGSLNSLQTLNLIGNQLVSGIPRSFWNLCSLDSLYLSNNRLSGNLYEFMSNASGCLVGSLREFEIWNNRFTGPLPESIGNLSNLETLDVSNNSLTGVIYEAHISNLIKLKVLSLGLNSLILRFGYNWVPPFQLDVIYLSSCRLGSAFPKWLQSQKNYTVLDISDAGISNIIPAWFQDFPPKLFSLIMSNNQLHGNLPNFSSSKLDELAFIDLSTNLFDGSIPHFPSNVSSLDLSNNRFSGPISFLFELNTLMLLEYLNLSNNTLSGELPDCWTYIRDLVVLNLANNNFYGKIPNSMGSLVSIQLLHLSNNGLVGKIPTSLKKCSELITIYLEANNLSGTIPPWIGDSLPNLVILNLRSNQFYGSLPLSLCHLSHIQILDLSLNKIEGTIPECIYNLTAMFHTMDTVSSAIYTNNPGVSYEDYASLLWKGREFVFKNSLGLVKMIDLSNNKLHGEIPEGITNLTELIALNLSRNNLSGLITQKIGLLKNLQILDLSRNQLYGEIPMSISNLSFLSHLDLSANNLSGKIPTGTQIQSLDASIFLGNPKLCGSPLPNKCIDDLHPSYINTQGDKNQNVQENDDDGFITKGFYVAATVGFIGGFWGVCFMIVLNIRYIMKRLISNVQMMLQVVAALCMLTL; encoded by the coding sequence ATGAGAGCTTGTTATCTCCCATTTCTGCTTCTACTTGGAGTACTCTTATCATGTAATGCAACAAAACTTGGATTTAGTTTTGATTTGCGTGATTCTAAAGTCAGATGCATAGAGGAAGAACAGCAAGCATTGCTCCAATTCAAACAACACCTTGTAGATCATTTTCATTGGCTGTCGTCTTGGGCCAGTGATGAAGATTGTTGCAAGTGGGAAGGAATTAAATGCAACGACAGAACAGGTCATGTTGTTATGCTTGATCTTCGAGCAGATTGGTGGTATGGTGAACCTGCAACAAAATTTCTAGAAGGTGAGATAAGCTCTTCATTACTTGGATTGCAATATTTGACTTACCTGGACTTAAGTTACAATAACTTTTCTGGGAAACCCTTCCCCAATTTTATTGGCTCACTTGTTATGTTACAATATCTCAATCTTTCAACAACCTATATAGCCGGAGCCATTCCACAACAATTAGGAAATCTCTCGAAATTGATTTCTCTTGATCTCAGCCAGAACTATGATTTGACAGAGGCACATAATCTTGATTGGTTAATTCATCTTTCATCTTTAACTTATTTGGATCTGAGTTGGGTCAACCTCAGCCAAGTAGTCAATTGGCCCAATAAGGTTATGATGCTCCATTCTTTGATACACTTGAGTCTACGGGGTTGCAGTCACTCCACATTAACGACTCCTCAATTGCTTTCCATCAATGCTAGTACCTCATCACAACTTCTATTTTTAGATCTTTCTTATAATTATGATCTAAAGGAGGTACATAATCTTGATTGGTTAATTCATCTTTCATCTTTAACATATTTGGATATGAGTCGGGTCAACCTCAGCCAAGTAGTCAATTGGCCTAACAAAGTTATGGTGCTCCCTTCTTTGATACACTTGCGTCTAAGGGGTTGCAGTCTCTCAACAACGACTCCTCAGTTGCTTTCCATCAATGCTAGTTCCTCATCACAACTTCTATTTCTAGATCTCTCTAACAATTATTTCACCTGCTCAATATTTCACTGGTTGTTCAACTCCACTACAAGCCTTGTTGATCTTCGCCTTGGTTATATTAATGGGTTACAATGCTCCATTCCGGATGCTTTTGGTAGCTTAAATTCACTTCAAACACTAAATCTTATTGGAAATCAACTTGTCAGTGGCATTCCAAGATCTTTTTGGAATTTATGTTCCTTAGATTCATTGTATCTTTCTAATAACCGTCTTAGTGGAAACCTTTACGAATTTATGAGTAATGCGTCAGGTTGTTTGGTGGGCTCTTTGCgagaatttgaaatatggaacaATAGATTCACGGGGCCGTTGCCTGAGAGTATTGGAAACTTATCCAATCTTGAGACCCTGGATGTTTCTAACAATTCCCTCACTGGGGTGATCTATGAAGCCCATATTTCAAATCTCATCAAGCTGAAAGTGTTATCTTTGGGGTTAAACTCTTTGATTTTGAGATTCGGCTACAATTGGGTTCCACCATTCCAACTGGATGTTATTTATTTGAGCTCTTGCAGACTAGGATCAGCTTTCCCAAAGTGGCTTCAAAGTCAAAAGAATTATACGGTACTTGATATTTCTGATGCTGGAATTTCTAACATTATCCCTGCTTGGTTTCAGGACTTCCCTCCCaagttattttctttaattatgagtAACAATCAATTGCATGGGAACTTGCCAAACTTTTCATCATCCAAACTTGATGAGTTGGCTTTTATAGATTTAAGCACCAACCTTTTTGATGGTTCAATACCACATTTTCCATCAAATGTGTCATCACTAGACCTATCGAATAATAGGTTTTCTGGGCCCATTTCCTTCCTATTTGAACTCAATACTCTAATGTTATTGGAGTATTTAAACCTCTCAAACAATACACTGTCTGGAGAGCTTCCAGATTGTTGGACGTATATTCGTGACTTGGTTGTTCTTAATTTGGCCAACAAcaatttttatggaaaaatacCAAACTCAATGGGCTCCCTAGTCTCGATTCAACTTTTGCATTTAAGCAACAATGGACTTGTGGGAAAGATTCCGACATCCCTTAAAAAATGTAGCGAGTTAATAACCATTTACTTGGAAGCAAATAACTTGTCCGGAACGATACCTCCATGGATTGGTGATAGTTTGCCAAATTTGGTTATTCTTAATCTGCGATCTAATCAGTTTTATGGAAGTTTGCCTTTAAGCTTATGTCATCTATCACACATTCAAATCTTGGACCTTTCTTTGAACAAGATCGAGGGAACTATTCCAGAATGTATCTACAATTTGACTGCAATGTTTCATACAATGGATACAGTTTCAAGtgccatttacacaaataatcccGGGGTGTCTTATGAAGACTATGCATCCTTGCTATGGAAAGGAAGAGAGTTTGTGTTCAAAAATTCCTTGGGACTTGTGAAGATGATTGATCTTTCAAATAACAAATTACATGGAGAGATTCCAGAAGGAATTACTAATCTTACAGAATTAATCGCCTTGAATTTATCGAGAAACAATTTATCTGGATTAATCACTCAGAAGATCGGTTTGTTGAAAAATTTGCAAATTCTTGATTTATCTAGAAACCAACTTTATGGTGAAATCCCAATGAGTATTTCCAACTTAAGTTTTCTCAGTCACTTGGACTTGTCCGCCAACAACTTATCAGGCAAAATCCCAACTGGAACTCAAATACAAAGCCTCGATGCTTCTATATTTTTGGGAAATCCTAAACTATGTGGCTCTCCACTTCCAAACAAGTGTATAGACGATCTTCATCCAAGTTACATTAACACTCAGGGCGATAAGAATCAGAATGTTCaggaaaatgatgatgatggatTTATAACGAAAGGATTTTATGTTGCTGCAACTGTTGGATTCATTGGAGGATTTTGGGGGGTGTGTTTCATGATAGTGCTAAACATACGGTATATAATGAAACGTCTCATTTCCAATGTTCAAATGATGCTACAGGTGGTAGCAGCTCTATGTATGCTCACtttataa